One Lachnospiraceae bacterium C1.1 genomic region harbors:
- a CDS encoding family 78 glycoside hydrolase catalytic domain, translating into MNELGNFIGSGSKNPIYLRKKLTIDKAIKRAVARVCGLGQFVFSINGKKIGDHELDPGWTDYRKVIEYVTFDVSRDLRTGENVIGAEVGNGWFLLNTEHYSFHFPDFMPPNPNPYRPFANELMFAMKLSIEYSDGSSEDIFADNEFKVLDHYITQSNVYGSETMDGRRFEADWCLSSYDDSGWKNASYIKKSDVPGGRMIEQFQNPVKVINSYNALKIGSVNGRDIYDIGQNCSGILDISISGNAGDIFKIFPAEKLNENGDVDQFMKGWAKVDTVVTLIIGPDGRNNFRQKFTYLAGRYFAVEKSNPSSLIKAFRIDAVSSVWERSGFFKSDNERFNAIYDLVEKSVEANMISVHTDCPTIERFAWQEPNHLMAPSIMYMKKADSLWKKFFMDMRSSQHNSDDIFFDYDGNKIPAGDGLIPSQCPCYIPNVLPVPGMRSFYDIIPWGSALILGVRWHYLFYGDKSVITDNYDACKKYLSYLKTRINEDGFINHGLGDWGNPDGEFARENIETAFLYADLKTAAYFAEILGLASDRSLYEASARQIKENYNSRLLTKDKEGKFFYKSFEHKDKNVMTLACEALPLYFGLVPSEAEQDVVSAFRRLLLEKGSLASGEIGLPYIIQTARKYEMNDILAEYIVRDEHPSYYAFVKDGLTTLGEYWEKNPRSHCHDMMGHIIEWYYNGIAGIIPLKEGFKKVLVEPFLPKSMNEFECSYKSVSGIIRVSVKRINGKIFLNAEADNNIELLISRRFLDK; encoded by the coding sequence ATGAACGAATTGGGAAATTTTATAGGCTCCGGCAGTAAGAATCCTATTTATCTCAGAAAAAAACTGACTATTGATAAAGCTATAAAAAGAGCCGTTGCCAGGGTTTGTGGTCTCGGTCAGTTTGTTTTTTCCATAAACGGGAAAAAAATCGGTGACCACGAGCTTGATCCGGGCTGGACTGATTACAGAAAAGTAATAGAATATGTAACATTCGATGTGAGCAGGGATTTAAGGACAGGCGAAAACGTAATAGGGGCAGAAGTCGGAAACGGCTGGTTTTTACTGAATACGGAACATTACAGCTTTCATTTTCCGGATTTTATGCCTCCAAATCCCAATCCTTACAGACCTTTTGCAAACGAGCTCATGTTTGCCATGAAGCTCTCTATTGAATACTCAGACGGCAGCAGTGAGGATATTTTTGCCGATAATGAATTCAAGGTACTTGACCACTACATAACCCAGAGCAATGTTTACGGCTCTGAAACCATGGATGGCAGACGCTTTGAAGCTGACTGGTGCCTTAGCAGCTATGACGATTCCGGATGGAAGAACGCTTCCTATATAAAAAAATCAGACGTACCCGGCGGCAGAATGATAGAACAGTTCCAGAATCCGGTAAAGGTCATTAATTCTTACAATGCCCTAAAGATCGGTTCTGTAAACGGCCGTGATATCTACGATATCGGACAGAACTGCTCCGGAATACTTGATATCAGTATTTCAGGCAATGCAGGCGACATTTTTAAGATATTTCCGGCAGAAAAGCTTAACGAAAACGGAGATGTTGATCAGTTCATGAAAGGCTGGGCAAAAGTCGATACCGTTGTAACCCTGATCATCGGTCCGGACGGAAGGAATAATTTCAGGCAGAAATTTACATACCTCGCGGGAAGATATTTTGCCGTTGAAAAGAGCAATCCTTCCTCACTGATTAAAGCTTTTAGGATCGATGCTGTTTCTTCAGTCTGGGAGAGATCCGGATTTTTCAAATCAGATAATGAGAGATTTAATGCGATATATGATCTTGTTGAAAAGTCGGTCGAGGCAAATATGATCAGCGTACATACCGACTGCCCTACCATTGAGCGTTTTGCCTGGCAGGAACCAAATCATCTGATGGCACCATCAATAATGTACATGAAAAAAGCGGATTCTCTGTGGAAAAAGTTTTTCATGGATATGAGAAGTTCACAGCATAATTCAGACGACATCTTTTTTGATTATGATGGTAATAAGATTCCTGCCGGTGATGGCCTGATACCTTCCCAATGCCCCTGTTATATTCCAAATGTCCTGCCGGTTCCGGGGATGAGAAGCTTCTATGATATTATCCCATGGGGGTCAGCACTTATTTTGGGCGTAAGGTGGCACTACCTTTTCTACGGTGATAAATCCGTAATTACTGATAACTATGATGCCTGCAAAAAGTATCTGTCCTACCTGAAAACCAGGATCAATGAGGATGGTTTCATAAATCATGGTCTCGGTGACTGGGGAAATCCCGACGGTGAATTTGCCAGAGAAAATATAGAAACTGCTTTTCTCTACGCTGATCTAAAGACAGCTGCATATTTTGCCGAAATTCTCGGACTTGCTTCAGACCGGTCATTATATGAAGCTTCTGCCCGGCAGATTAAAGAAAATTATAATTCCAGACTCCTGACAAAGGATAAGGAAGGAAAATTTTTCTACAAAAGCTTTGAACATAAAGATAAAAATGTCATGACACTGGCATGTGAAGCCCTGCCTTTATATTTCGGGCTTGTACCGTCAGAAGCTGAGCAGGATGTTGTCAGTGCCTTCAGAAGGCTTTTGCTTGAAAAAGGATCTTTGGCCTCCGGTGAAATAGGTCTGCCATATATTATCCAGACAGCACGCAAATACGAAATGAACGATATTCTGGCAGAATATATAGTCAGGGATGAACATCCAAGCTACTACGCTTTTGTTAAAGACGGTCTCACTACTTTAGGTGAATATTGGGAGAAAAACCCCCGAAGTCACTGTCATGATATGATGGGGCATATAATAGAATGGTATTATAACGGGATTGCAGGGATCATTCCCCTGAAGGAAGGTTTTAAGAAAGTTCTTGTCGAGCCTTTTCTTCCCAAAAGCATGAATGAATTTGAGTGTTCATATAAGAGTGTTTCAGGCATAATACGCGTTAGCGTTAAACGTATTAACGGGAAGATCTTCCTGAATGCTGAAGCTGATAACAATATAGAACTCCTGATTTCCAGACGTTTTCTCGATAAATAG
- a CDS encoding sigma-70 family RNA polymerase sigma factor gives MSVKLEEMTDEELLELRDKEDGAAVEVLMERYKYLVKLRARSIYILGGEKDDLMQEGMIGLFRAIRDFDKNANVKFPTFASLVITRQLYSAVRAAGRKKFSPLNDAISLSDDEDMGDTGFAQAFQEEANPENIYLNKEKIKFIGDFIDSGLSEFEKNVFELYVSGMSYTEIAKFLGKDDKSTDNAIQRIRSKIKKIIDNEINT, from the coding sequence ATGAGCGTTAAGCTTGAAGAAATGACTGATGAAGAGCTTTTGGAACTCCGCGATAAAGAGGATGGTGCGGCGGTCGAAGTCTTGATGGAACGCTATAAATACCTCGTAAAATTAAGAGCCAGATCGATCTACATCCTAGGCGGAGAAAAAGATGACCTGATGCAGGAAGGAATGATCGGACTTTTCAGAGCGATCAGGGATTTCGACAAAAACGCAAATGTGAAATTCCCAACCTTCGCCTCTCTGGTCATTACAAGACAGCTATACAGCGCGGTAAGGGCAGCGGGTCGAAAAAAGTTCTCGCCGCTGAATGATGCAATATCCCTTTCAGATGATGAAGACATGGGAGATACAGGTTTTGCACAGGCTTTTCAGGAAGAGGCAAATCCCGAGAATATATATCTTAATAAGGAAAAGATAAAATTTATCGGTGACTTTATAGACAGCGGTCTCAGTGAATTTGAAAAAAACGTATTCGAACTATACGTCAGCGGCATGAGCTATACAGAGATAGCAAAATTCCTTGGAAAAGATGATAAATCAACCGATAATGCAATTCAGAGAATTCGAAGCAAGATAAAAAAAATAATCGATAATGAAATAAATACTTGA
- the rlmB gene encoding 23S rRNA (guanosine(2251)-2'-O)-methyltransferase RlmB, which translates to MGRFEESVIEGRNEVIEAFRSGKTIDRVFMADGSNDGPMQTIRREAKKHDVRIDFVDKKRLDEISVTHKHQGVIAYAAAYEYAELEDILEAARQKGEPPFIILLDNITDPHNLGAIIRTANQAGAHGIVIPKNRAVGLTATVAKTSAGAINYTPVAKVTNISKTIDELKKQGIWFVCADMDGDLMYKQDLTGPIGLVIGSEGEGVSRLVKEKCDFITSIPMKGDIDSLNASVAAGILSYEIVRQRMVKDGLVK; encoded by the coding sequence ATGGGAAGATTTGAAGAATCCGTTATAGAAGGAAGAAATGAAGTAATAGAAGCATTCCGTTCAGGAAAAACAATAGACAGGGTATTTATGGCTGACGGAAGCAATGACGGACCGATGCAGACTATCAGAAGAGAGGCAAAAAAGCACGATGTAAGAATTGATTTCGTGGATAAGAAGCGTCTCGATGAAATATCTGTTACACACAAGCACCAGGGTGTTATAGCCTATGCTGCAGCCTATGAATATGCAGAGCTTGAAGATATCCTTGAGGCTGCAAGACAAAAAGGTGAGCCGCCGTTTATAATCCTTCTTGATAATATTACGGATCCCCATAATCTTGGAGCTATAATCCGTACAGCAAACCAGGCAGGGGCACATGGAATCGTTATTCCTAAGAATCGTGCGGTCGGACTTACGGCTACTGTTGCAAAAACCTCTGCGGGAGCGATAAATTACACTCCGGTAGCAAAGGTTACAAATATTTCAAAAACAATTGATGAACTTAAAAAGCAGGGAATCTGGTTTGTATGTGCAGACATGGATGGTGATCTGATGTACAAGCAGGATCTTACAGGTCCTATAGGACTGGTCATCGGTTCTGAGGGTGAAGGTGTAAGCAGACTTGTTAAAGAAAAGTGTGATTTTATAACATCGATCCCGATGAAGGGAGATATAGATTCACTGAATGCGTCTGTGGCAGCGGGAATCTTATCCTATGAGATAGTTCGTCAGAGAATGGTTAAGGATGGCCTTGTTAAATGA
- a CDS encoding ribonuclease III domain-containing protein: MEESRLRTYSPQTLAFLGDAVYSLYMREYVVLNANCPAHKLHNRTIKYVSAPAQAMAIDAIEPELSEEERDIYRRGLNTKTANSAKNSSKEEYHKATGFESLIGWLQLKGDEKRIKELIEKAIEINGKI; the protein is encoded by the coding sequence ATGGAAGAGAGCAGATTAAGGACTTATTCACCTCAGACACTGGCATTTTTAGGTGATGCCGTTTACTCTCTTTATATGAGAGAATATGTAGTATTAAATGCAAACTGCCCGGCACATAAGCTTCACAACAGAACCATAAAATATGTGTCGGCACCGGCTCAGGCAATGGCTATAGATGCCATTGAACCGGAGCTCAGCGAGGAAGAAAGAGATATCTACAGACGCGGTCTTAATACAAAGACTGCAAACAGTGCAAAAAACTCCAGTAAAGAGGAGTATCACAAGGCAACAGGATTCGAGTCACTTATAGGCTGGCTTCAGCTTAAGGGCGACGAGAAAAGAATTAAAGAACTTATAGAGAAAGCGATAGAAATAAATGGGAAGATTTGA
- the cysS gene encoding cysteine--tRNA ligase yields the protein MRIYNTLTRRKEEFKPIEEGKISMYVCGPTVYNLIHIGNARPMIVFDTFRRYMTHKGYEVNYVSNFTDVDDKIIKKANEEHLSTEEISERYIEECKKDMDGMNVMPACTHPKATEEISGMIEMISKLIDDGYAYATSDGTVYFRTKKFKDYGKLSHKNLDDLESGHRSEGHTLKVAGTEEREDDFDFVLWKPKKEGEPFWVSPWGEGRPGWHIECSVMAKKYLGETIDIHAGGEDLIFPHHENEIAQSEAANGKPFANYWMHNGFLNIDNVKMSKSLGNFFTVRDIAAKYDLNVLRFFMLTAQYRSPLNFSADLMESAKNGLERITTSVEHLKFLLKNAADGAMSEEETKKKAEAEGFSKKFDDAMDDDLNTADAISAIFELVKFVNTNADENSSAEYLKALKDELIELTDILGVKVEKEEELLDADIEALIEERQAARKNKDFKRADEIRDELAAKGIILEDTRQGVKWKRAD from the coding sequence ATGAGAATTTATAATACACTTACAAGAAGGAAGGAAGAATTCAAGCCCATAGAGGAAGGCAAAATAAGCATGTATGTCTGCGGACCTACAGTATATAACCTTATACATATAGGAAATGCCCGCCCGATGATAGTCTTTGATACTTTCAGACGTTATATGACTCATAAGGGATACGAGGTCAATTATGTGTCGAACTTCACGGATGTTGATGATAAGATAATAAAAAAGGCAAATGAAGAGCATCTTTCGACAGAAGAGATATCTGAGCGTTATATAGAGGAATGCAAAAAGGATATGGACGGCATGAATGTAATGCCGGCATGTACCCATCCTAAGGCTACAGAAGAAATCTCAGGTATGATAGAGATGATATCAAAGCTCATAGATGATGGTTATGCTTATGCAACTTCTGATGGAACCGTATATTTCAGGACAAAAAAATTCAAGGATTACGGAAAGCTTTCACATAAAAATCTGGATGACCTTGAGTCAGGACACCGTTCTGAGGGCCACACACTGAAGGTTGCCGGAACAGAGGAAAGAGAAGATGATTTCGATTTTGTTCTCTGGAAGCCTAAAAAAGAAGGAGAGCCTTTCTGGGTATCACCCTGGGGCGAGGGCAGACCGGGCTGGCATATTGAATGTTCGGTAATGGCTAAAAAATATCTTGGCGAGACTATCGATATCCATGCAGGCGGAGAGGATCTGATCTTCCCTCATCATGAAAACGAGATCGCACAGTCAGAGGCAGCAAACGGAAAGCCTTTTGCAAATTACTGGATGCATAATGGATTCTTAAATATTGATAATGTTAAGATGAGTAAATCCCTTGGTAATTTCTTCACGGTAAGGGATATTGCTGCAAAATACGACCTTAATGTGTTGAGGTTCTTTATGCTTACAGCTCAGTACAGAAGTCCTTTGAATTTCTCTGCTGATCTTATGGAGTCTGCAAAGAATGGACTTGAGAGGATCACAACTTCTGTGGAGCATTTGAAGTTTTTGCTTAAGAATGCTGCTGATGGAGCAATGTCAGAGGAAGAGACAAAGAAGAAAGCTGAAGCAGAGGGCTTCTCAAAGAAATTTGATGATGCAATGGATGACGATCTCAATACTGCAGATGCAATTTCAGCGATATTTGAGCTTGTAAAGTTTGTAAATACAAATGCTGATGAGAACAGTTCAGCTGAATATCTTAAGGCGCTCAAGGACGAGCTTATCGAGCTTACAGACATCCTGGGTGTTAAAGTTGAGAAAGAGGAAGAACTTCTTGATGCTGATATTGAGGCGCTTATAGAAGAACGTCAGGCTGCAAGAAAGAATAAAGATTTTAAGAGGGCTGATGAGATCAGAGATGAACTTGCGGCTAAGGGTATTATACTTGAGGATACGAGACAGGGCGTAAAATGGAAGAGAGCAGATTAA
- the cysE gene encoding serine O-acetyltransferase — MKKKRKNLIDRAVDYVVEEIQVVKERDPAMHSPFEVFLYASFWAVLWYRIAHRFYLKKHYIIARFISQYARNSTGIEIHPGAKIGKGFFIDHGAGVIIGETTEIGDNVTLFQGVTLGGTGKECGKRHPTIKDNVMISTGAKVLGSFTVGENSKIGAGSVVLNEVPANCTVVGVPGRVVKYHNVHIPREDMVQTDLPDPVTDDITGLKHANSEITNRLLELENTVRNLERKAGEKDNENL; from the coding sequence ATGAAAAAGAAGAGGAAAAATCTTATAGACAGGGCTGTTGACTATGTGGTAGAGGAGATTCAGGTAGTAAAGGAGAGAGATCCGGCAATGCATTCTCCTTTTGAAGTATTTCTCTATGCGAGTTTCTGGGCTGTTCTCTGGTACAGGATTGCACATCGTTTTTATTTGAAAAAACACTATATAATTGCGAGATTTATCTCGCAGTATGCAAGAAACTCTACGGGAATAGAGATACATCCCGGAGCAAAGATAGGAAAAGGGTTTTTCATAGATCATGGTGCCGGGGTAATTATCGGAGAGACTACGGAAATTGGTGATAACGTAACGCTTTTCCAGGGAGTGACACTTGGAGGTACCGGTAAGGAGTGCGGAAAACGACATCCAACCATCAAGGACAATGTAATGATATCGACAGGTGCTAAAGTTCTTGGAAGCTTTACGGTTGGAGAGAATTCAAAGATCGGTGCCGGTTCGGTGGTGCTGAATGAAGTTCCGGCAAACTGTACGGTTGTCGGAGTTCCGGGAAGAGTTGTCAAATATCATAATGTTCACATTCCGAGAGAGGACATGGTTCAGACAGATCTGCCTGACCCTGTAACAGATGATATTACAGGATTGAAACATGCTAATTCCGAGATAACCAACAGACTTCTGGAACTCGAAAATACAGTCAGAAATCTTGAAAGAAAAGCAGGAGAAAAGGATAATGAGAATTTATAA
- the ispF gene encoding 2-C-methyl-D-erythritol 2,4-cyclodiphosphate synthase, translating into MRIGKGYDVHALVENRRLIIGGVDIPHEKGLLGHSDADVLLHAVMDALLGAAALGDIGKHFPDNDPAYEGADSMQLLRKVGKMLSDKMLFVENIDATIIAQRPKFRPYIDKMTENIAEALKIDISQVNVKATTEEHLGFTGREEGIAAEAVCLLVTPKEVSYDVMANGCSGCCSK; encoded by the coding sequence TTGAGAATAGGTAAAGGCTACGACGTACATGCTCTCGTAGAGAACAGACGTCTTATAATCGGAGGAGTTGATATTCCGCATGAAAAGGGTCTCCTTGGACATTCGGATGCAGATGTGCTCCTTCATGCAGTAATGGATGCACTTCTTGGTGCGGCAGCACTTGGAGATATAGGAAAGCATTTTCCGGATAATGATCCGGCCTATGAGGGAGCTGATTCAATGCAGCTTTTAAGAAAAGTAGGAAAAATGCTTTCAGATAAGATGCTTTTTGTTGAGAATATCGATGCGACAATAATCGCACAGAGACCGAAGTTCAGACCTTATATAGATAAAATGACAGAAAATATTGCAGAGGCTCTTAAGATCGATATTTCACAGGTTAATGTCAAAGCTACGACAGAAGAGCATTTAGGCTTTACCGGAAGAGAAGAGGGAATTGCAGCCGAGGCTGTATGTCTTCTGGTAACACCAAAGGAAGTTTCTTATGATGTTATGGCAAATGGCTGCAGCGGCTGCTGCAGTAAGTGA
- a CDS encoding DUF4317 domain-containing protein: protein MNKTEIAEIKKQFTPDKCTIERICTCYVGTEKEKKIVSKDSFLSLPEEEMHKYLAFFKKILTGTIGKTIMPLEFPLAEEAAGGRQEFLMRLRQSELTDEDLLDEFYNKIINNYDNPAKYCILTVYASYDIPGKASDELEMDDASDYVYNYILCCICPVELSKGELGVDVEKNRIGELKQEWVVKAPDKGFLFPAFNDRQTDIHEVLYYSRKSEEIMEDFIAEVFGAEAPLSAGSQKESFRSLVSETMGDDGDIETMKNIQESIAGIVEENRENPDPVRLKAPELKKIFAESGASEEKLDHFNERFEDLAGDDAEIVISNIQEKKFSVKTPDIEIHVSPEYLDKLEAKVIDGKKCLVIEVDDNVEVNGVAVHTIANRLG from the coding sequence ATGAATAAGACAGAAATCGCTGAGATAAAAAAACAATTTACTCCGGATAAATGTACCATAGAGCGTATCTGTACCTGTTACGTCGGTACTGAGAAAGAGAAAAAAATAGTTTCAAAGGATTCATTCCTTTCACTTCCTGAAGAAGAGATGCACAAGTATCTCGCATTTTTCAAGAAGATACTCACCGGAACAATAGGCAAGACGATAATGCCTCTTGAATTTCCTCTTGCAGAGGAAGCTGCCGGCGGAAGACAGGAATTTCTCATGCGTCTTCGTCAGAGCGAGCTGACTGATGAAGATCTGCTTGATGAGTTTTATAATAAAATAATAAATAACTATGATAATCCTGCAAAATACTGTATTCTTACAGTTTATGCATCTTATGATATTCCTGGAAAAGCAAGCGATGAGCTTGAAATGGATGATGCTTCGGATTATGTTTATAATTACATTCTCTGCTGTATATGCCCTGTTGAACTTTCAAAAGGTGAACTTGGCGTTGATGTAGAGAAGAACCGTATCGGTGAATTAAAGCAGGAATGGGTAGTTAAGGCTCCTGATAAGGGCTTTTTGTTCCCGGCTTTTAACGATCGCCAGACAGACATTCACGAGGTCCTTTATTATTCGAGAAAAAGTGAAGAAATAATGGAAGACTTCATAGCAGAAGTGTTTGGAGCAGAAGCTCCTCTGTCTGCCGGAAGTCAGAAGGAATCCTTCCGGAGTCTGGTATCAGAGACTATGGGAGATGATGGTGATATCGAAACCATGAAAAATATTCAGGAGTCGATCGCCGGAATAGTTGAGGAAAATCGTGAGAATCCTGATCCGGTAAGGCTTAAGGCACCGGAATTAAAAAAGATTTTCGCAGAAAGCGGAGCCAGTGAAGAAAAACTTGATCATTTTAATGAGCGTTTTGAGGATTTGGCAGGCGATGATGCGGAGATCGTTATAAGCAACATACAGGAAAAGAAGTTTTCTGTTAAAACACCGGATATAGAAATTCATGTGAGTCCTGAATATCTCGATAAACTCGAGGCAAAGGTTATCGACGGAAAGAAATGCCTCGTTATAGAAGTCGATGATAATGTAGAGGTTAACGGAGTTGCCGTGCATACAATCGCCAACAGGCTCGGCTAA
- a CDS encoding YitT family protein: MKYKNKLLRKLREYMIITLGAVIYSIAFCWWYEPNNLSVGGFTGIAQIINHYFPVIPIGIMSIVMNIPLFVIGVRLLGKHLLTSSIYAMVVSYLIIDLIDSLYRFPTSDPLLCSLFGGVMVGVSAGIMMLAGSTTGGSELLARLLKYKYRHIPIGNFVLAIDLIVILNYTMAFHSFNNALYGIIALYVTSVAMNNIIYGSDTAKMAYIISDKSEEITAGLLDLDFGVTILDGKGAYSGNPAKVIMCVFKSREIAAIKELVSDIDKDAFIIVCEAHEVMGEGFGKNSPSSL, translated from the coding sequence ATGAAATACAAAAACAAACTTCTAAGAAAGCTCCGGGAATATATGATAATCACTCTCGGAGCAGTTATTTATTCCATCGCTTTTTGCTGGTGGTACGAACCAAATAACCTCTCGGTCGGCGGATTTACCGGTATTGCCCAGATCATAAACCACTATTTTCCGGTCATTCCCATAGGTATAATGTCCATAGTAATGAATATCCCATTATTTGTAATAGGTGTCAGACTTTTAGGAAAGCATCTGCTGACCTCGTCAATTTATGCCATGGTAGTTTCATACCTGATAATTGACCTGATCGATTCCCTTTACAGATTCCCGACCTCAGATCCGCTCCTCTGTTCTCTTTTCGGAGGTGTAATGGTAGGTGTATCAGCCGGGATCATGATGCTCGCAGGTTCGACCACCGGAGGCAGTGAACTTCTTGCAAGACTTCTTAAGTACAAATACCGTCATATTCCTATAGGAAATTTTGTACTGGCGATCGATCTGATAGTCATTCTTAACTATACAATGGCATTTCACAGCTTTAACAACGCCCTTTACGGAATTATCGCCCTCTATGTAACATCTGTCGCCATGAACAATATAATCTACGGCTCAGATACCGCAAAAATGGCCTATATCATAAGCGATAAGTCAGAAGAGATCACCGCAGGTCTCCTGGATCTTGATTTCGGAGTAACCATACTCGACGGAAAAGGCGCATATAGCGGAAATCCCGCCAAAGTTATCATGTGCGTTTTCAAATCCAGAGAGATTGCAGCCATAAAAGAGCTTGTAAGCGATATAGATAAAGATGCTTTTATAATTGTTTGTGAGGCTCATGAAGTCATGGGTGAAGGCTTCGGTAAAAATTCACCTTCGTCTTTATAA
- a CDS encoding acetate kinase — protein MKILVVNCGSSSLKFQLIETESEKVMAKGLCERIGSDKGHFVYNPADGQKSERDVALPTHDEAVKVIVDTLTDPSEGVIKSLAEIDAVGHRFVHGGDKFTKPTVLNEKNLKELEELNNLAPLHNPVCLMGIRACQKGMPDTKMVAVFDTAFHSTLPEEAYLFGIPYKYYEKYKIRRYGFHGMSHEYVAIETAKELGKAKEDCKIITCHIGNGASVTAVKNGKSVDTSMGYTPLDGLIMGTRCGSLDPEVVHAMAQAENKSYDEIFEILNKKSGVYGLSDDFSSDIRDLTDEYFKGNEKAVRALNAYTYRIAKYVGAYAVAMDGVDAITFTAGVGEHSYLIRKLVSERLHVIGADVDDELNKNADGVAVISKPDSKVKVYVIPTDEEMSIARQTASVL, from the coding sequence ATGAAAATTCTTGTAGTCAATTGCGGTAGTTCATCGCTTAAGTTTCAGCTTATTGAAACTGAATCAGAGAAAGTAATGGCAAAGGGTCTTTGCGAGCGTATAGGCTCAGATAAGGGACATTTTGTTTATAATCCGGCAGATGGTCAGAAGTCAGAGAGAGATGTTGCACTTCCGACACATGATGAGGCTGTAAAGGTTATCGTTGATACACTTACAGACCCTTCAGAGGGCGTTATAAAGTCACTTGCAGAGATCGATGCTGTAGGACATCGTTTTGTTCACGGCGGAGATAAGTTTACAAAGCCTACGGTTCTTAATGAGAAAAACCTTAAGGAACTCGAGGAGCTTAACAATCTTGCACCTCTTCACAATCCGGTATGCCTTATGGGTATCCGTGCCTGCCAGAAGGGAATGCCTGATACAAAGATGGTAGCTGTATTTGATACCGCATTCCATTCAACACTTCCTGAAGAGGCTTATCTTTTCGGAATTCCTTATAAATATTATGAGAAGTATAAGATCCGTCGTTATGGTTTCCACGGCATGAGCCATGAGTACGTTGCTATTGAGACAGCAAAAGAACTTGGCAAGGCAAAAGAGGATTGCAAGATCATCACCTGCCATATCGGAAACGGTGCATCAGTTACTGCTGTAAAGAACGGCAAGTCAGTTGATACTTCAATGGGATATACACCTCTTGACGGACTCATCATGGGAACAAGATGCGGTTCACTTGATCCGGAAGTTGTTCATGCTATGGCTCAGGCTGAAAACAAGAGCTATGATGAGATATTTGAGATATTAAACAAAAAATCAGGTGTTTACGGTCTTTCAGATGATTTTTCATCAGATATCAGAGACCTTACAGATGAGTATTTCAAGGGTAATGAGAAGGCTGTAAGAGCTCTCAATGCTTATACATACAGAATTGCTAAATATGTTGGAGCATATGCTGTTGCAATGGATGGCGTTGATGCTATCACATTCACAGCAGGTGTCGGTGAGCACAGCTATCTTATCCGTAAGCTTGTTTCAGAGAGACTTCACGTTATCGGTGCAGATGTTGATGATGAACTTAACAAGAATGCAGATGGTGTTGCAGTTATTTCAAAGCCTGATTCAAAGGTTAAGGTATATGTAATCCCTACAGACGAGGAAATGTCTATAGCACGTCAGACAGCTTCAGTCCTTTAA